The following are encoded in a window of Miltoncostaea marina genomic DNA:
- a CDS encoding ATP-binding protein: MDDYVRRVVDDELDELITALPAIALEGAKAVGKTESAARRARTVRRLDDPEQLAIAEADPSAALAGAAPVLLDEWQRAPFLWDRVRRAVDEGAPPGGFLLAGSAAPLTAPAHSGAGRIATLRMRPLSLAERALATPTVSLERLLRGDRPDVAGQSPVGLEDYASAIVRSGFPGMRGLSGRALRAQLDGYLQRLAERDFEEIGHRVRSPHILRRWMTAYAAASGTSASYEAIRDAATGGEGQKPAKTTTGPYREALERLFIVEPLPAWLPSRNRLARLSAGPVHHLVDPALAARLLGLDVDGLLEGRPAGPPLPRRGPLIGALFQSLVTQSVRVYAQRAEARVAHLRLHSGAREVDLIVERADGRIVAIEVKLARAVGDDDVRHLHWLAQQVGPDLLDAVVVTTGTEAYRRRDGVAVVPAALLGP, encoded by the coding sequence GTGGACGACTACGTCCGCAGGGTGGTCGATGACGAGCTGGACGAGCTGATCACGGCGCTCCCGGCGATCGCGCTCGAGGGCGCGAAGGCGGTCGGCAAGACCGAGAGCGCGGCGCGGCGGGCCCGGACGGTGCGACGGCTGGACGACCCGGAGCAGCTGGCCATCGCCGAGGCGGATCCTTCGGCGGCGCTTGCCGGGGCGGCGCCCGTGCTGCTCGACGAGTGGCAGCGCGCCCCGTTCCTGTGGGACCGCGTGCGCAGGGCGGTCGACGAGGGCGCCCCGCCGGGCGGCTTCCTGCTCGCGGGATCCGCGGCGCCCCTCACGGCTCCCGCGCACTCCGGCGCCGGGCGGATCGCCACGCTCCGCATGCGTCCGCTCTCACTCGCCGAGCGGGCGCTTGCGACGCCCACGGTGAGCCTCGAGCGGCTGCTGCGCGGTGACCGCCCCGATGTGGCGGGACAGAGCCCGGTCGGGCTGGAGGACTACGCGTCCGCGATCGTCCGCTCGGGCTTCCCCGGGATGCGCGGGCTGAGCGGCCGGGCGCTCCGCGCCCAGCTCGACGGGTACCTGCAGCGGCTGGCGGAGCGCGACTTCGAGGAGATCGGCCACCGGGTCCGGTCACCGCACATCCTCCGGCGATGGATGACCGCCTATGCGGCGGCCTCGGGGACCAGCGCCTCCTACGAGGCGATCCGCGACGCGGCCACCGGCGGCGAGGGGCAGAAGCCGGCGAAGACCACCACCGGCCCCTACCGCGAGGCGCTCGAGCGGCTATTCATCGTCGAGCCGCTCCCGGCATGGCTACCGAGCCGCAACCGGCTCGCGCGCCTGTCCGCGGGCCCGGTCCACCACCTCGTCGATCCGGCGCTCGCGGCGCGCCTGCTCGGCCTCGATGTCGACGGCCTGCTCGAGGGCCGACCGGCCGGCCCGCCGCTCCCGCGCCGCGGGCCGCTGATCGGCGCGCTCTTCCAGTCGCTCGTCACCCAGAGCGTGCGGGTCTACGCGCAGCGCGCCGAGGCGCGGGTCGCGCACCTGCGCCTGCACTCGGGCGCGCGCGAGGTGGACCTCATCGTCGAGCGCGCCGACGGGCGGATCGTGGCCATCGAGGTGAAGCTCGCCCGGGCCGTCGGCGACGACGACGTGCGCCACTTGCACTGGCTCGCGCAGCAGGTCGGCCCGGATCTGCTCGACGCCGTCGTGGTCACGACCGGGACGGAGGCCTACCGCCGCCGCGACGGGGTCGCCGTCGTCCCCGCGGCGCTCCTGGGCCCGTGA
- a CDS encoding TetR/AcrR family transcriptional regulator C-terminal domain-containing protein translates to MSTGGPRRPLSAGRIVRAAMDLIDERGLEALTMRRLGAELGVEAMSLYKHVRGKEAILDGVRELLLAELAASGPAAGRDWREALLRFARAYRALARAHPGSFALLAAAPERAYVAGSDVAEAAIARLLEGGFERAAAIRALRTVIRYVIGASMVERAAGDEAAPVGADELAALSTARPLVGELVGSLGTPGDEALFEFGLAALVAGFERLRGG, encoded by the coding sequence ATGTCAACCGGGGGGCCCAGACGACCGCTCAGCGCCGGCCGCATCGTGCGGGCGGCCATGGACCTCATCGACGAGCGCGGGCTGGAGGCGCTCACCATGCGCCGCCTCGGCGCCGAGCTCGGCGTCGAGGCCATGTCGCTCTACAAGCACGTGCGCGGCAAGGAGGCGATCCTCGACGGCGTGCGCGAGCTGCTGCTCGCCGAGCTCGCGGCGTCGGGCCCGGCCGCCGGCCGCGACTGGCGCGAGGCGCTGCTGCGCTTCGCCCGCGCCTACCGCGCCCTGGCCCGGGCCCACCCCGGCTCGTTCGCGCTGCTGGCCGCCGCGCCGGAGCGCGCCTACGTGGCGGGCAGCGACGTGGCCGAGGCGGCGATCGCCCGCCTGCTGGAGGGCGGCTTCGAGCGCGCGGCGGCCATCCGGGCCCTCCGCACGGTCATCCGCTACGTGATCGGGGCGAGCATGGTCGAGCGCGCCGCCGGCGACGAGGCGGCCCCGGTCGGCGCCGACGAGCTCGCGGCGCTCTCGACGGCGCGGCCGCTGGTGGGCGAGCTGGTCGGCTCGCTGGGCACCCCGGGGGACGAGGCCCTGTTCGAGTTCGGGCTCGCGGCGCTCGTCGCGGGGTTCGAGCGCCTGCGGGGCGGCTGA
- a CDS encoding nitroreductase family protein, protein MPQADAGPPPADQIPDVPLLKALGDRRSIRYFDADRRVEPWKIETMLQAARFASCQGNINCTEAILVDKETCEVWDELEECVSGFNVQIINQASHLIIWLTNLNAWYGRAVDGISTVSLAGATTKYHGWNYEFSMTQTIPRLMSFPPERTENLLRFETGQAVAQAMAAGVSLGLGNILIAFGRKPGGVEKAFGLPPHYRFTWGHAVGYPLENPNAGGQRPRLKFERLFHDNAFGTPLQSNPATVEMLREKGLIQEQAPLEGRIEEIVDIAERHGRDPGMLFFPAREIRRLMNDPDWDLGPRIRAYAEHVLQTEDLPDYPDEMRATFQRLMEEHGIDASKFLPDEG, encoded by the coding sequence ATGCCCCAGGCCGACGCCGGTCCGCCGCCCGCCGACCAGATCCCCGACGTCCCCCTGCTGAAGGCGCTCGGCGACCGCCGCAGCATCCGCTACTTCGACGCCGACCGCCGCGTCGAGCCGTGGAAGATCGAGACCATGCTGCAGGCGGCCCGGTTCGCCTCGTGCCAGGGCAACATCAACTGCACCGAGGCGATCCTGGTCGACAAGGAGACCTGCGAGGTCTGGGACGAGCTGGAGGAGTGCGTCTCCGGCTTCAACGTCCAGATCATCAACCAGGCGTCGCACCTGATCATCTGGCTCACGAACCTCAACGCCTGGTACGGGCGCGCGGTCGACGGCATCTCGACGGTCAGCCTGGCGGGGGCGACCACGAAGTACCACGGCTGGAACTACGAGTTCTCGATGACCCAGACGATCCCGCGGCTGATGAGCTTCCCGCCGGAGCGCACCGAGAACCTGCTGCGCTTCGAGACCGGCCAGGCGGTGGCCCAGGCGATGGCGGCGGGCGTGTCGCTCGGCCTCGGCAACATCCTCATCGCCTTCGGCCGCAAGCCGGGCGGCGTGGAGAAGGCCTTCGGCCTGCCGCCGCACTACCGCTTCACCTGGGGCCATGCGGTCGGCTACCCGCTGGAGAACCCCAACGCCGGCGGCCAGCGGCCGCGGCTCAAGTTCGAGAGGCTCTTCCACGACAACGCGTTCGGCACCCCGCTGCAGAGCAACCCGGCCACGGTCGAGATGCTCAGGGAGAAGGGGCTCATCCAGGAGCAGGCCCCGCTCGAGGGCCGCATCGAGGAGATCGTCGACATCGCCGAGCGCCACGGCCGCGACCCGGGGATGCTGTTCTTCCCGGCCCGCGAGATCCGGCGCCTGATGAACGACCCCGACTGGGACCTCGGCCCGCGCATCCGCGCCTACGCCGAGCACGTCCTGCAGACCGAGGACCTGCCGGACTACCCGGACGAGATGCGCGCCACCTTCCAGCGCCTGATGGAGGAGCACGGCATCGACGCCTCCAAGTTCCTCCCGGACGAGGGGTAG
- a CDS encoding AMP-binding protein, which yields MAEWSDWYAREDPTGWVLPRILRERAERHPDREYLRYADRPWVSYGEVNARANRVANGLIARGARHGESVSVLLPNCEEFVPVWYGILKAGAVMSPINTAYKGDFLAWTINLVESRTLFIADRYLDRLAFVAGDLPKLEHVVVVDTGQREGPDPSLRWETLEALMDAPDAEPDGVAHAWTDDARIMFTSGTTGRSKGVIKQHAADYFSARSAIESMAVLRGCAPGDLRDETYFSCLPLFHSNAQVLCGYPALLAGARVAYVERFSGSRFWRQVIDAGATTFNGIGAILYFLWNQPPSELDRAHRVHTISAAPAPKDIYHAFEERFGVRLTEGYGLTETGVATMMDPTRPPRLGSCGVANPGYEVTIVEPGTDKPLPPDTPGEIVVDMKIPNIVMRAYYGMPEKTAEDFRNLKLHTGDLGRMDADGYVYFMDRVKDYIRRRGENVSSMEVERQVSDHPAIKEAAAIGVKAGEGASSEDEIMIVCIPEGDAPDPAELTHWMAERMPYFMVPRYIRFVDALPKTPTERVQKVKLREEGITPDTFDREAAGIRIQR from the coding sequence ATGGCCGAGTGGAGCGACTGGTACGCGCGCGAGGACCCGACGGGCTGGGTGCTGCCGCGCATCCTGCGCGAGCGGGCCGAGCGCCACCCCGACCGCGAGTACCTGCGCTACGCCGACCGGCCGTGGGTCTCCTACGGCGAGGTCAACGCGCGCGCCAACCGGGTCGCCAACGGGCTGATCGCCCGGGGCGCCCGCCACGGCGAGTCGGTCAGCGTGCTGCTGCCGAACTGCGAGGAGTTCGTGCCGGTCTGGTACGGCATCCTCAAGGCCGGCGCGGTGATGAGCCCGATCAACACCGCGTACAAGGGCGACTTCCTCGCCTGGACGATCAACCTGGTCGAGTCGCGCACGCTGTTCATCGCCGACCGCTACCTCGACCGGCTGGCGTTCGTCGCCGGCGACCTGCCGAAGCTGGAGCACGTGGTGGTGGTCGACACCGGGCAGCGGGAGGGCCCCGACCCGTCGCTGCGCTGGGAGACGCTCGAGGCGCTGATGGACGCGCCCGACGCCGAGCCCGACGGCGTGGCGCACGCGTGGACCGACGACGCCCGCATCATGTTCACCTCGGGCACGACCGGCCGCTCGAAGGGCGTCATCAAGCAGCACGCGGCCGACTACTTCTCGGCCCGCAGCGCCATCGAGTCGATGGCCGTGCTGCGCGGCTGCGCGCCCGGGGACCTGCGGGACGAGACCTACTTCTCGTGCCTGCCGCTGTTCCACTCCAACGCCCAGGTGCTGTGCGGCTACCCGGCCCTGCTGGCCGGCGCGCGGGTGGCGTACGTGGAGCGCTTCTCGGGCAGCCGCTTCTGGCGGCAGGTGATCGACGCCGGGGCCACGACCTTCAACGGCATCGGCGCGATCCTCTACTTCCTCTGGAACCAGCCGCCCTCGGAGCTCGACCGCGCCCACCGGGTGCACACCATCTCGGCCGCCCCGGCCCCGAAGGACATCTACCACGCGTTCGAGGAGCGCTTCGGCGTGCGCCTGACCGAGGGCTACGGGCTCACCGAGACCGGCGTCGCCACGATGATGGACCCCACCCGGCCGCCGCGCCTCGGCAGCTGCGGCGTGGCGAACCCGGGCTACGAGGTGACCATCGTCGAGCCGGGCACCGACAAGCCGCTGCCCCCCGACACGCCGGGCGAGATCGTGGTCGACATGAAGATCCCGAACATCGTCATGCGGGCCTACTACGGCATGCCGGAGAAGACCGCCGAGGACTTCCGCAACCTGAAGCTCCACACCGGCGACCTCGGCCGCATGGACGCCGACGGCTACGTCTACTTCATGGACCGGGTGAAGGACTACATCCGGCGCCGCGGCGAGAACGTCTCCTCGATGGAGGTCGAGCGCCAGGTCTCGGACCACCCCGCCATCAAGGAGGCCGCCGCCATCGGCGTCAAGGCCGGCGAGGGCGCCTCCAGCGAGGACGAGATCATGATCGTCTGCATCCCCGAGGGCGACGCCCCGGATCCGGCCGAGCTGACCCACTGGATGGCCGAGCGGATGCCGTACTTCATGGTCCCGCGCTACATCCGCTTCGTCGACGCGCTGCCGAAGACCCCCACCGAGCGCGTGCAGAAGGTGAAGCTGCGCGAGGAGGGCATCACCCCGGACACCTTCGACCGCGAGGCGGCCGGCATCCGCATCCAGCGCTGA
- a CDS encoding enoyl-CoA hydratase-related protein, protein MAYEDILYEVAGGRATITINRPERLNAFRGQTMLELCDAFERSADDESVGVIVFTGAGDRAFCVGGDVREPTRTMREKRAGHIIGPRLASAMRNNGKPIICRVRGYCIGGGNELNMVSDLTITDTTGRFGQAGPKIGNAPLWWGCQLIPAVVGEKKAREVLFLTRQYSAQEALEMGLVNAVVEPEELDAEVDRWCEQILRRSPQGLRLAKIALNAATDQLYSSVNHGMELMALNHVYGPEPREGIASFQEKRAADWRKFREGQGPEPGEPGA, encoded by the coding sequence GTGGCCTACGAGGACATCCTCTACGAGGTCGCCGGCGGGCGGGCGACGATCACGATCAACCGACCCGAGCGGCTCAACGCGTTCCGCGGCCAGACCATGCTCGAGCTGTGCGACGCGTTCGAGCGCAGCGCCGACGACGAGTCGGTGGGCGTCATCGTCTTCACCGGCGCCGGCGACCGGGCGTTCTGCGTGGGCGGCGACGTGCGCGAGCCCACCCGCACGATGAGGGAGAAGCGGGCCGGCCACATCATCGGCCCGCGGCTCGCCTCGGCGATGCGCAACAACGGCAAGCCGATCATCTGCCGCGTGCGCGGGTACTGCATCGGTGGCGGCAACGAGCTCAACATGGTCTCCGACCTCACGATCACCGACACCACCGGCCGCTTCGGCCAGGCCGGCCCCAAGATCGGCAACGCGCCGCTCTGGTGGGGCTGCCAGCTCATCCCGGCCGTGGTCGGTGAGAAGAAGGCGCGCGAGGTCCTGTTCCTGACGCGCCAGTACAGCGCGCAGGAGGCGCTCGAGATGGGCCTGGTCAACGCGGTCGTGGAGCCGGAGGAGCTCGACGCCGAGGTCGACCGCTGGTGCGAGCAGATCCTGCGCCGCTCGCCGCAGGGCCTGCGCCTGGCGAAGATCGCCCTCAACGCCGCGACCGACCAGCTCTACTCGTCGGTCAACCACGGGATGGAGCTCATGGCGCTCAACCACGTGTACGGCCCCGAGCCCAGGGAGGGCATCGCCTCCTTCCAGGAGAAGCGCGCCGCCGACTGGCGCAAGTTCCGGGAGGGCCAGGGGCCCGAGCCGGGGGAGCCGGGCGCCTGA